The following coding sequences lie in one Panicum virgatum strain AP13 chromosome 6N, P.virgatum_v5, whole genome shotgun sequence genomic window:
- the LOC120678763 gene encoding RNA cytosine-C(5)-methyltransferase NSUN2-like isoform X2, producing MLASRTPVSLHHRIVAGGQRRRCIGGSERKPQGRHFTQALESLWRHSPRILPRPAAAAATGGDAKSSWQTPVVLENAAFEEYYKVQQIVHKEEWDAFMSVLRKPLPATFRINACCQFYKDICSKLENDFRRYLESEVSCEYGEDAIRPLPWYPGNLAWHLNFSRKELRKNQALESFHEFLKHESEVGNITRQEAVSMVPPLFLNVQPDHHILDMCASPGSKTFQLLEMIHQSKEPGLLPGALVMANDLYVQRCDLLIHNTKRMCTANLIVTNHEAQNFPDCSLAKDYSEAYKDTCKPQGLEFDRILCDVPCSGDGTIRKGHEMWRKWNSGMGNQLHLLQVNIAMRGIALLKVGGRMVYSTCSMNPVENEAVVAELLRRSGNSVELLDVSSELPELVRRPGLSTWKVQDRGCWFQTHDDVPHDKKNVVLPSMFTSSNGTEGSHTVRGDVEVNIDDRSSLRNCNIEETSKNNHDMDGLPINTNKKFDCTSNILNSKFPLHRCMRIVPHDQNSGAFFIAVLHKLSPLNGCQIQGTKIQHPLAKGITAQPQKEPESETRLYKTSLTRQQNIVSKVVDSAEVLESSRAESGDSMRLQKQSRWKGVDPVLFFKDEVVIKSIISFFGIKESFPLRGHLVTRSTDNARRIYYVSKSVKNILELNTEVGEQLKIVSLGIKMFESHRSKDCSSCAYRLSYEGLSLLLPYISKRILYASPLDFHRLLQYRSINFAYFVDARFGEEAASLMPGCCVVVLLEGHKHVDSICKDPSTVAIVCWRGKGTMNVMVSPPDRKDLLERMAYRFGLEACTEGD from the exons ATGTTAGCCTCGAGGACCCCCGTCTCGCTCCACCACCgcatcgtcgccggcggccagcggAGGCGATGTATCGGGGGAAGCGAAAGGAAGCCGCAGGGGCGCCATTTCACGCAGGCGCTCGAGAGCCTCTGGAGGCACAGCCCCCGGATCCTTCCTCgtccagccgctgccgccgctacCGGCGGTGATGCCAAATCCTCGTGGCAGACACCAGTAGTACTCGAGAACGCTGCCTTCGAGGAGTACTATAAG GTTCAGCAAATTGTCCACAAGGAGGAGTGGGATGCCTTCATGAGTGTCCTACGGAAACCGTTGCCTGCGACTTTCAGGATCAACGCCTG TTGCCAGTTTTATAAAGATATCTGCTCAAAGTTGGAAAATGATTTTAGGCGATATTTGGAGAGTGAG GTTAGCTGTGAGTATGGAGAAGATGCTATCAGGCCCCTGCCTTGGTATCCAGGCAATCTTGCATGGCATCTGAATTTCTCTCGGAAGGAACTGAGGAAAAATCAGGCACTTGAGAG TTTTCATGAGTTTCTAAAGCATGAGAGTGAGGTTGGTAACATAACTAGGCAAGAGGCTGTTAGCATG GTTCCACCATTGTTTCTGAACGTACAACCTGATCACCATATTCTTGATA TGTGTGCTTCTCCAGGCTCTAAAACTTTCCAGTTACTCGAGATGATTCACCAATCAAAAGAACCAGGACTACTTCCAGGAGCATTG GTGATGGCCAACGATCTCTATGTGCAAAGATGTGATCTCCTTATCCATAATACAAAGAGAATGTGCACCGCCAACCTAATAGTAACAAACCATGAAGCACAAAACTTCCCCGATTGTTCTCTTGCAAAGGATTATTCAGAAGCTTATAAGGATACCTGCAAGCCACAAGGTTTAGAATTCGACCGCATACTTTGTGATGTTCCTTGCAGTGGTGATGGGACTATTCGCAAGGGTCATGAAATGTGGAGAAAGTG GAACTCAGGCATGGGGAACCAACTTCATCTTCTGCAAGTGAATATTGCTATGCGTG GTATTGCATTACTTAAAGTGGGTGGAAGGATGGTCTATTCTACCTGTTCAATGAATCCTGTTGAAAATGAAGCTGTTGTAGCAGAG CTCCTTCGAAGAAGTGGAAACTCTGTTGAACTCCTTGATGTTTCTAGTGAGCTTCCTGAATTGGTCCGGCGTCCTGGGCTTAGCACTTGGAAG GTACAAGATCGCGGATGTTGGTTTCAGACTCATGATGATGTTCCACATGATAAGAAGAATGTAGTATTGCCAAGCATGTTTACTTCAAGTAATGGCACTGAGGGAAGCCATACAGTGCGTGGTGATGTTGAAGTGAATATAGATGATAGGAGCAGCTTAAGAAATTGCAACATTGAAGAAACAAGCAAAAATAATCATGATATGGATGGACTTCCTATCAATACCAATAAAAAATTTGATTGTACTTCTAACATACTGAATTCAAAATTCCCACTGCATCGGTGCATGAGGATTGTTCCTCATGACCAAAACAGTGGGGCATTTTTCATCGCAGTTCTTCATAAATTGTCTCCCTTGAACG GCTGTCAGATACAGGGCACTAAAATTCAGCACCCACTTGCAAAAGGCATAACTGCGCAACCTCAGAAAGAACCTGAGTCAGAAACAAGACTATATAAAACTAGTTTGACACGCCAACAGAACATTGTTTCTAAAGTTGTCGATTCTGCTGAAGTGCTGG AAAGCAGTCGAGCAGAATCAGGCGACAGCATGAGGTTGCAAAAGCAAAGTAGGTGGAAAGGGGTCGATCCTGTATTATTTTTCAAAGATGAAGTGGTGATAAAGAGCATAATATCCTTCTTTGGCATCAAGGAATCATTCCCACTCCGAGGTCATCTGGTGACTAGAAGTACTGATAATGCAAGGAGAATATATTATGTATCAAAATCGGTTAAAAATATTTTGGAGCTGAATACAGAAGTTGGTGAGCAGCTTAAGATCGTTTCGCTTGGTATAAAGATGTTT GAAAGTCATAGATCGAAGGATTGCAGTTCATGTGCATATAGATTGTCCTACGAGGGGTTATCACTACTGCTTCCATACATCAGCAAGAGGATACTATATGCATCTCCACTGGACTTCCACCGACTTTTACAGTACAGAAGCATCAACTTTGCTTATTTTGTTGACGCTAGATTTGGGGAGGAAGCTGCATCCTTGATGCCTGGTTGCTGTGTTGTAGTTTTACTTGAAG GGCATAAGCATGTAGATTCTATTTGTAAGGATCCCTCCACAGTTGCAATTGTTTgctggagagggaaggggaCTATGAATGTCATGGTTTCTCCTCCGGATAGGAAGGATCTGCTTGAAAGGATGGCATATCGCTTTGGTCTTGAAGCCTGTACGGAGGGAGATTAG
- the LOC120678763 gene encoding RNA cytosine-C(5)-methyltransferase NSUN2-like isoform X1 — MLASRTPVSLHHRIVAGGQRRRCIGGSERKPQGRHFTQALESLWRHSPRILPRPAAAAATGGDAKSSWQTPVVLENAAFEEYYKVQQIVHKEEWDAFMSVLRKPLPATFRINACCQFYKDICSKLENDFRRYLESEVSCEYGEDAIRPLPWYPGNLAWHLNFSRKELRKNQALESFHEFLKHESEVGNITRQEAVSMVPPLFLNVQPDHHILDMCASPGSKTFQLLEMIHQSKEPGLLPGALVMANDLYVQRCDLLIHNTKRMCTANLIVTNHEAQNFPDCSLAKDYSEAYKDTCKPQGLEFDRILCDVPCSGDGTIRKGHEMWRKWNSGMGNQLHLLQVNIAMRGIALLKVGGRMVYSTCSMNPVENEAVVAELLRRSGNSVELLDVSSELPELVRRPGLSTWKVQDRGCWFQTHDDVPHDKKNVVLPSMFTSSNGTEGSHTVRGDVEVNIDDRSSLRNCNIEETSKNNHDMDGLPINTNKKFDCTSNILNSKFPLHRCMRIVPHDQNSGAFFIAVLHKLSPLNGCQIQGTKIQHPLAKGITAQPQKEPESETRLYKTSLTRQQNIVSKVVDSAEVLGRQQNLSMDNQTSNDNSTEVEMVFNGVESSRAESGDSMRLQKQSRWKGVDPVLFFKDEVVIKSIISFFGIKESFPLRGHLVTRSTDNARRIYYVSKSVKNILELNTEVGEQLKIVSLGIKMFESHRSKDCSSCAYRLSYEGLSLLLPYISKRILYASPLDFHRLLQYRSINFAYFVDARFGEEAASLMPGCCVVVLLEGHKHVDSICKDPSTVAIVCWRGKGTMNVMVSPPDRKDLLERMAYRFGLEACTEGD, encoded by the exons ATGTTAGCCTCGAGGACCCCCGTCTCGCTCCACCACCgcatcgtcgccggcggccagcggAGGCGATGTATCGGGGGAAGCGAAAGGAAGCCGCAGGGGCGCCATTTCACGCAGGCGCTCGAGAGCCTCTGGAGGCACAGCCCCCGGATCCTTCCTCgtccagccgctgccgccgctacCGGCGGTGATGCCAAATCCTCGTGGCAGACACCAGTAGTACTCGAGAACGCTGCCTTCGAGGAGTACTATAAG GTTCAGCAAATTGTCCACAAGGAGGAGTGGGATGCCTTCATGAGTGTCCTACGGAAACCGTTGCCTGCGACTTTCAGGATCAACGCCTG TTGCCAGTTTTATAAAGATATCTGCTCAAAGTTGGAAAATGATTTTAGGCGATATTTGGAGAGTGAG GTTAGCTGTGAGTATGGAGAAGATGCTATCAGGCCCCTGCCTTGGTATCCAGGCAATCTTGCATGGCATCTGAATTTCTCTCGGAAGGAACTGAGGAAAAATCAGGCACTTGAGAG TTTTCATGAGTTTCTAAAGCATGAGAGTGAGGTTGGTAACATAACTAGGCAAGAGGCTGTTAGCATG GTTCCACCATTGTTTCTGAACGTACAACCTGATCACCATATTCTTGATA TGTGTGCTTCTCCAGGCTCTAAAACTTTCCAGTTACTCGAGATGATTCACCAATCAAAAGAACCAGGACTACTTCCAGGAGCATTG GTGATGGCCAACGATCTCTATGTGCAAAGATGTGATCTCCTTATCCATAATACAAAGAGAATGTGCACCGCCAACCTAATAGTAACAAACCATGAAGCACAAAACTTCCCCGATTGTTCTCTTGCAAAGGATTATTCAGAAGCTTATAAGGATACCTGCAAGCCACAAGGTTTAGAATTCGACCGCATACTTTGTGATGTTCCTTGCAGTGGTGATGGGACTATTCGCAAGGGTCATGAAATGTGGAGAAAGTG GAACTCAGGCATGGGGAACCAACTTCATCTTCTGCAAGTGAATATTGCTATGCGTG GTATTGCATTACTTAAAGTGGGTGGAAGGATGGTCTATTCTACCTGTTCAATGAATCCTGTTGAAAATGAAGCTGTTGTAGCAGAG CTCCTTCGAAGAAGTGGAAACTCTGTTGAACTCCTTGATGTTTCTAGTGAGCTTCCTGAATTGGTCCGGCGTCCTGGGCTTAGCACTTGGAAG GTACAAGATCGCGGATGTTGGTTTCAGACTCATGATGATGTTCCACATGATAAGAAGAATGTAGTATTGCCAAGCATGTTTACTTCAAGTAATGGCACTGAGGGAAGCCATACAGTGCGTGGTGATGTTGAAGTGAATATAGATGATAGGAGCAGCTTAAGAAATTGCAACATTGAAGAAACAAGCAAAAATAATCATGATATGGATGGACTTCCTATCAATACCAATAAAAAATTTGATTGTACTTCTAACATACTGAATTCAAAATTCCCACTGCATCGGTGCATGAGGATTGTTCCTCATGACCAAAACAGTGGGGCATTTTTCATCGCAGTTCTTCATAAATTGTCTCCCTTGAACG GCTGTCAGATACAGGGCACTAAAATTCAGCACCCACTTGCAAAAGGCATAACTGCGCAACCTCAGAAAGAACCTGAGTCAGAAACAAGACTATATAAAACTAGTTTGACACGCCAACAGAACATTGTTTCTAAAGTTGTCGATTCTGCTGAAGTGCTGGGTAGGCAACAGAATTTAAGCATGGACAACCAAACATCAAATGATAACTCAACTGAAGTTGAAATGGTTTTCAATGGTGTAGAAAGCAGTCGAGCAGAATCAGGCGACAGCATGAGGTTGCAAAAGCAAAGTAGGTGGAAAGGGGTCGATCCTGTATTATTTTTCAAAGATGAAGTGGTGATAAAGAGCATAATATCCTTCTTTGGCATCAAGGAATCATTCCCACTCCGAGGTCATCTGGTGACTAGAAGTACTGATAATGCAAGGAGAATATATTATGTATCAAAATCGGTTAAAAATATTTTGGAGCTGAATACAGAAGTTGGTGAGCAGCTTAAGATCGTTTCGCTTGGTATAAAGATGTTT GAAAGTCATAGATCGAAGGATTGCAGTTCATGTGCATATAGATTGTCCTACGAGGGGTTATCACTACTGCTTCCATACATCAGCAAGAGGATACTATATGCATCTCCACTGGACTTCCACCGACTTTTACAGTACAGAAGCATCAACTTTGCTTATTTTGTTGACGCTAGATTTGGGGAGGAAGCTGCATCCTTGATGCCTGGTTGCTGTGTTGTAGTTTTACTTGAAG GGCATAAGCATGTAGATTCTATTTGTAAGGATCCCTCCACAGTTGCAATTGTTTgctggagagggaaggggaCTATGAATGTCATGGTTTCTCCTCCGGATAGGAAGGATCTGCTTGAAAGGATGGCATATCGCTTTGGTCTTGAAGCCTGTACGGAGGGAGATTAG
- the LOC120678763 gene encoding RNA cytosine-C(5)-methyltransferase NSUN2-like isoform X3: protein MILGDIWRVSCEYGEDAIRPLPWYPGNLAWHLNFSRKELRKNQALESFHEFLKHESEVGNITRQEAVSMVPPLFLNVQPDHHILDMCASPGSKTFQLLEMIHQSKEPGLLPGALVMANDLYVQRCDLLIHNTKRMCTANLIVTNHEAQNFPDCSLAKDYSEAYKDTCKPQGLEFDRILCDVPCSGDGTIRKGHEMWRKWNSGMGNQLHLLQVNIAMRGIALLKVGGRMVYSTCSMNPVENEAVVAELLRRSGNSVELLDVSSELPELVRRPGLSTWKVQDRGCWFQTHDDVPHDKKNVVLPSMFTSSNGTEGSHTVRGDVEVNIDDRSSLRNCNIEETSKNNHDMDGLPINTNKKFDCTSNILNSKFPLHRCMRIVPHDQNSGAFFIAVLHKLSPLNGCQIQGTKIQHPLAKGITAQPQKEPESETRLYKTSLTRQQNIVSKVVDSAEVLGRQQNLSMDNQTSNDNSTEVEMVFNGVESSRAESGDSMRLQKQSRWKGVDPVLFFKDEVVIKSIISFFGIKESFPLRGHLVTRSTDNARRIYYVSKSVKNILELNTEVGEQLKIVSLGIKMFESHRSKDCSSCAYRLSYEGLSLLLPYISKRILYASPLDFHRLLQYRSINFAYFVDARFGEEAASLMPGCCVVVLLEGHKHVDSICKDPSTVAIVCWRGKGTMNVMVSPPDRKDLLERMAYRFGLEACTEGD, encoded by the exons ATGATTTTAGGCGATATTTGGAGAGTGAG CTGTGAGTATGGAGAAGATGCTATCAGGCCCCTGCCTTGGTATCCAGGCAATCTTGCATGGCATCTGAATTTCTCTCGGAAGGAACTGAGGAAAAATCAGGCACTTGAGAG TTTTCATGAGTTTCTAAAGCATGAGAGTGAGGTTGGTAACATAACTAGGCAAGAGGCTGTTAGCATG GTTCCACCATTGTTTCTGAACGTACAACCTGATCACCATATTCTTGATA TGTGTGCTTCTCCAGGCTCTAAAACTTTCCAGTTACTCGAGATGATTCACCAATCAAAAGAACCAGGACTACTTCCAGGAGCATTG GTGATGGCCAACGATCTCTATGTGCAAAGATGTGATCTCCTTATCCATAATACAAAGAGAATGTGCACCGCCAACCTAATAGTAACAAACCATGAAGCACAAAACTTCCCCGATTGTTCTCTTGCAAAGGATTATTCAGAAGCTTATAAGGATACCTGCAAGCCACAAGGTTTAGAATTCGACCGCATACTTTGTGATGTTCCTTGCAGTGGTGATGGGACTATTCGCAAGGGTCATGAAATGTGGAGAAAGTG GAACTCAGGCATGGGGAACCAACTTCATCTTCTGCAAGTGAATATTGCTATGCGTG GTATTGCATTACTTAAAGTGGGTGGAAGGATGGTCTATTCTACCTGTTCAATGAATCCTGTTGAAAATGAAGCTGTTGTAGCAGAG CTCCTTCGAAGAAGTGGAAACTCTGTTGAACTCCTTGATGTTTCTAGTGAGCTTCCTGAATTGGTCCGGCGTCCTGGGCTTAGCACTTGGAAG GTACAAGATCGCGGATGTTGGTTTCAGACTCATGATGATGTTCCACATGATAAGAAGAATGTAGTATTGCCAAGCATGTTTACTTCAAGTAATGGCACTGAGGGAAGCCATACAGTGCGTGGTGATGTTGAAGTGAATATAGATGATAGGAGCAGCTTAAGAAATTGCAACATTGAAGAAACAAGCAAAAATAATCATGATATGGATGGACTTCCTATCAATACCAATAAAAAATTTGATTGTACTTCTAACATACTGAATTCAAAATTCCCACTGCATCGGTGCATGAGGATTGTTCCTCATGACCAAAACAGTGGGGCATTTTTCATCGCAGTTCTTCATAAATTGTCTCCCTTGAACG GCTGTCAGATACAGGGCACTAAAATTCAGCACCCACTTGCAAAAGGCATAACTGCGCAACCTCAGAAAGAACCTGAGTCAGAAACAAGACTATATAAAACTAGTTTGACACGCCAACAGAACATTGTTTCTAAAGTTGTCGATTCTGCTGAAGTGCTGGGTAGGCAACAGAATTTAAGCATGGACAACCAAACATCAAATGATAACTCAACTGAAGTTGAAATGGTTTTCAATGGTGTAGAAAGCAGTCGAGCAGAATCAGGCGACAGCATGAGGTTGCAAAAGCAAAGTAGGTGGAAAGGGGTCGATCCTGTATTATTTTTCAAAGATGAAGTGGTGATAAAGAGCATAATATCCTTCTTTGGCATCAAGGAATCATTCCCACTCCGAGGTCATCTGGTGACTAGAAGTACTGATAATGCAAGGAGAATATATTATGTATCAAAATCGGTTAAAAATATTTTGGAGCTGAATACAGAAGTTGGTGAGCAGCTTAAGATCGTTTCGCTTGGTATAAAGATGTTT GAAAGTCATAGATCGAAGGATTGCAGTTCATGTGCATATAGATTGTCCTACGAGGGGTTATCACTACTGCTTCCATACATCAGCAAGAGGATACTATATGCATCTCCACTGGACTTCCACCGACTTTTACAGTACAGAAGCATCAACTTTGCTTATTTTGTTGACGCTAGATTTGGGGAGGAAGCTGCATCCTTGATGCCTGGTTGCTGTGTTGTAGTTTTACTTGAAG GGCATAAGCATGTAGATTCTATTTGTAAGGATCCCTCCACAGTTGCAATTGTTTgctggagagggaaggggaCTATGAATGTCATGGTTTCTCCTCCGGATAGGAAGGATCTGCTTGAAAGGATGGCATATCGCTTTGGTCTTGAAGCCTGTACGGAGGGAGATTAG
- the LOC120678763 gene encoding RNA cytosine-C(5)-methyltransferase NSUN2-like isoform X4, with protein sequence MLASRTPVSLHHRIVAGGQRRRCIGGSERKPQGRHFTQALESLWRHSPRILPRPAAAAATGGDAKSSWQTPVVLENAAFEEYYKVQQIVHKEEWDAFMSVLRKPLPATFRINACCQFYKDICSKLENDFRRYLESEVSCEYGEDAIRPLPWYPGNLAWHLNFSRKELRKNQALESFHEFLKHESEVGNITRQEAVSMVPPLFLNVQPDHHILDMCASPGSKTFQLLEMIHQSKEPGLLPGALVMANDLYVQRCDLLIHNTKRMCTANLIVTNHEAQNFPDCSLAKDYSEAYKDTCKPQGLEFDRILCDVPCSGDGTIRKGHEMWRKWNSGMGNQLHLLQVNIAMRGIALLKVGGRMVYSTCSMNPVENEAVVAELLRRSGNSVELLDVSSELPELVRRPGLSTWKVQDRGCWFQTHDDVPHDKKNVVLPSMFTSSNGTEGSHTVRGDVEVNIDDRSSLRNCNIEETSKNNHDMDGLPINTNKKFDCTSNILNSKFPLHRCMRIVPHDQNSGAFFIAVLHKLSPLNGCQIQGTKIQHPLAKGITAQPQKEPESETRLYKTSLTRQQNIVSKVVDSAEVLGRQQNLSMDNQTSNDNSTEVEMVFNGVESSRAESGDSMRLQKQSRWKGVDPVLFFKDEVVIKSIISFFGIKESFPLRGHLVTRSTDNARRIYYVSKSVKNILELNTEVGKS encoded by the exons ATGTTAGCCTCGAGGACCCCCGTCTCGCTCCACCACCgcatcgtcgccggcggccagcggAGGCGATGTATCGGGGGAAGCGAAAGGAAGCCGCAGGGGCGCCATTTCACGCAGGCGCTCGAGAGCCTCTGGAGGCACAGCCCCCGGATCCTTCCTCgtccagccgctgccgccgctacCGGCGGTGATGCCAAATCCTCGTGGCAGACACCAGTAGTACTCGAGAACGCTGCCTTCGAGGAGTACTATAAG GTTCAGCAAATTGTCCACAAGGAGGAGTGGGATGCCTTCATGAGTGTCCTACGGAAACCGTTGCCTGCGACTTTCAGGATCAACGCCTG TTGCCAGTTTTATAAAGATATCTGCTCAAAGTTGGAAAATGATTTTAGGCGATATTTGGAGAGTGAG GTTAGCTGTGAGTATGGAGAAGATGCTATCAGGCCCCTGCCTTGGTATCCAGGCAATCTTGCATGGCATCTGAATTTCTCTCGGAAGGAACTGAGGAAAAATCAGGCACTTGAGAG TTTTCATGAGTTTCTAAAGCATGAGAGTGAGGTTGGTAACATAACTAGGCAAGAGGCTGTTAGCATG GTTCCACCATTGTTTCTGAACGTACAACCTGATCACCATATTCTTGATA TGTGTGCTTCTCCAGGCTCTAAAACTTTCCAGTTACTCGAGATGATTCACCAATCAAAAGAACCAGGACTACTTCCAGGAGCATTG GTGATGGCCAACGATCTCTATGTGCAAAGATGTGATCTCCTTATCCATAATACAAAGAGAATGTGCACCGCCAACCTAATAGTAACAAACCATGAAGCACAAAACTTCCCCGATTGTTCTCTTGCAAAGGATTATTCAGAAGCTTATAAGGATACCTGCAAGCCACAAGGTTTAGAATTCGACCGCATACTTTGTGATGTTCCTTGCAGTGGTGATGGGACTATTCGCAAGGGTCATGAAATGTGGAGAAAGTG GAACTCAGGCATGGGGAACCAACTTCATCTTCTGCAAGTGAATATTGCTATGCGTG GTATTGCATTACTTAAAGTGGGTGGAAGGATGGTCTATTCTACCTGTTCAATGAATCCTGTTGAAAATGAAGCTGTTGTAGCAGAG CTCCTTCGAAGAAGTGGAAACTCTGTTGAACTCCTTGATGTTTCTAGTGAGCTTCCTGAATTGGTCCGGCGTCCTGGGCTTAGCACTTGGAAG GTACAAGATCGCGGATGTTGGTTTCAGACTCATGATGATGTTCCACATGATAAGAAGAATGTAGTATTGCCAAGCATGTTTACTTCAAGTAATGGCACTGAGGGAAGCCATACAGTGCGTGGTGATGTTGAAGTGAATATAGATGATAGGAGCAGCTTAAGAAATTGCAACATTGAAGAAACAAGCAAAAATAATCATGATATGGATGGACTTCCTATCAATACCAATAAAAAATTTGATTGTACTTCTAACATACTGAATTCAAAATTCCCACTGCATCGGTGCATGAGGATTGTTCCTCATGACCAAAACAGTGGGGCATTTTTCATCGCAGTTCTTCATAAATTGTCTCCCTTGAACG GCTGTCAGATACAGGGCACTAAAATTCAGCACCCACTTGCAAAAGGCATAACTGCGCAACCTCAGAAAGAACCTGAGTCAGAAACAAGACTATATAAAACTAGTTTGACACGCCAACAGAACATTGTTTCTAAAGTTGTCGATTCTGCTGAAGTGCTGGGTAGGCAACAGAATTTAAGCATGGACAACCAAACATCAAATGATAACTCAACTGAAGTTGAAATGGTTTTCAATGGTGTAGAAAGCAGTCGAGCAGAATCAGGCGACAGCATGAGGTTGCAAAAGCAAAGTAGGTGGAAAGGGGTCGATCCTGTATTATTTTTCAAAGATGAAGTGGTGATAAAGAGCATAATATCCTTCTTTGGCATCAAGGAATCATTCCCACTCCGAGGTCATCTGGTGACTAGAAGTACTGATAATGCAAGGAGAATATATTATGTATCAAAATCGGTTAAAAATATTTTGGAGCTGAATACAGAAGTTG GAAAGTCATAG